In Terriglobus aquaticus, the genomic window TGCCTCGGCCAGGCGTCCGGGCGGCAAGTCGAGCAAGTCCGCCCTGCCCTCGTGGGTGCCGGAGGAAATCGCACATCCGCGGAAGAAGTCCAACAAGCAGCGCTCTGCAGAAGCGAAGCAGAAGAAGCGAAAAAAGCGGTAAGCGAGCGCGGTTCCAGTCGTCCGATCAAGCTTCGGAACGTCGCGCCGTCACCTGCAGATATTCGTTCGGCACAAGCATGTGGTGCTCGGGGTTCGGCGCGGTGTTTGCGCCAGACCACAGTTGGATCAGGTCGGCCGCAAAGGCCTCCTGCCGCGCTGCGTCCAACCGCTGAAAGGCGGCCTGCGTCGGTCCGAAGTAGCGCCGGAAGTGCTCCACGGTTTCGGCCGCGCTCATCGGCATGTCAAACATCAGCCCGATCCGCTCTGTCCGGATGTCGCAGAAACGCCCGTCCAGCCGCTGGTGCACGGTGATCGGATCGCCCCACAGCACTGGCGGCGGCAGCGGCACACCGTCCGGTCCTGGCGGTGGCGGAGCGTGCCTGGAGCCCACGGCGAACATGTGGCCGGCGAAACCACCGGGCGTCCAGTTCGCCATCGCCAGCGTTCCACCCGGTCGCAACACGCGCGCCAACTCCGCCGCGACACGCTCCGGGCGCGGCGCGAACATGGCACCGAACATCGTAACCACCGCGTCAAAGCTCGCGTCCGGGTAGGGCAATGCCTCGGCGTCGCCCTCGTCAAACTGGACTGTGAGACCCTCTGAAACCGCTCTCTGACGCGCCTGCTCCAGCAGGTTGGGGGCGATGTCCACGCCGGTGACGATGGCGCCTGCCCGAGCGATGGGCAGAGCAAGGTTGCCGGTACCGGTGGCCACGTCCAGCACGCGGGCTCCCGCTGGGAATGCAAGCCGCTGTGCGAATGCGATGGCATCGTTCTCGACGGTGTGCGCGATCACACCGAAGTCGCCTGCCATCCACGCGGCGCGCATGCCTGCTTTAATCTTCTCGAACCCTGTGTCTTGCTTAGGATCTGACGCGACCATGTATCGTCCCCTTTTTGACTGCGGACAGAATCAGCCGCGGTTCAGAGGACGTCAAGCAAAACTTGCTTCCGAATCTTCTGTCAACAGTTACGCTGCCACTGCGTCGCGCCGCTCCAGGCGAGCTGCGATCAGCACCGCCAGCAGCACTACGGTCGTCACAGCCGCGCTCGCATAACTCAGCCGGCCGTAGCCGAATCCGCGCGTCAGCACCAGGCCGCCCAGACTGGCGCCCAACGCATTGCCCAGGTTGAACGCGCCCTGATTGAGCGTGCTCGGCAGATTGGGCGCGCCTTTCGCTTGTTCCACGATGCGCGCCTGCAGCGGTGCTCCAGCGGCGAAGTTCACCATCCCGAAGGCGCACACAGCAATCACGCTGGGCACCACGCTCCGCACGGCAAACGGCAGTGTTAGAAAGATCGCCAGCAGCGTTCCATATCCAATCCACAGAGCCGGGATCTGCCGCCAATCGCTCAGCCGCGCGCCGACCAAGTTGCCGATTGTGATTGCGACTCCGAAGATCACCAGCACCTTGGTCACCGCATGTGGCGTCAATCCCGTCACGTTTTCCAGCAGAGGCGTAATGTACGTCAGGACGCAGAACATCGCCGTGCTCGAAAGAGTGCTCATTGTCAGAACGACTTGCACACCGGGCCGCAGTACCGTGCGGAACTCGCTGCGGAGGTCGATCGTCTCCGGCCACTGCCGCGGCACAAACGCCAGGAGCCCCGCGCCAGCCATAAGCCCGATCGGAATCAGTGCGGCAAACGACATGCGCCACCCGAAGTGCTGACCCAGCGCCGTTCCCGCCGGCACTCCCAGCACATTCGCCAGCGTCAGCCCGGTAAACATGAGCGCAATCGCCTGTGCTCGCTTTTCTGGTGGAACCAGGCCCGCTGCAACGATGCTGCCAATTCCGAAGAACGCACCGTGCGACAGCGCCGTCAGGATGCGCGCCCCCAGCAGCAGGCCGTAGTTCGGTGCCAGCGCGCACAGGGCGTTGCCGACTACAAACATGCCCATCAGGAACACCAGCGCTCGCCGCCGCTCCCAGCGGCTCACCAGCAGCGCGATCCACGGCGATCCCAGGGTTACGCTCAGGGCGTACGCCGTCACCAGCGTTCCCGCCTTTGGAATCGACACGGAAAAGTCCCGTGCCAGGTCCGGCAGCAAGCCCAGGATGATGAACTCGGTCGTGCCGATGCCAAACGCGGCAACCGCCAGCGCCAGCAGCGCGCGATTCTTCAGCATCAGGCGCTTGCGACAGCAGGCAGGATCTCGTCCACATCCACCCACTGTGTCGGGTAATCGCCCGTGTAGCATGCCGTGCAGTAGCGCACTGGCTTCTCATCCCCGATCGTGCAGGCGTGAATCAAGCCGTCCAGCGACAGATACGCCAGCGAGTCCGCTTCGATGAAGCGTGTGATCTCTTCCAGAGAGTTGTTCGCCGCGATCAGGTCGCGCTTGTGCGGGGTGTCCACACCGTAAAAGCACGGCGACA contains:
- a CDS encoding class I SAM-dependent methyltransferase, which translates into the protein MRAAWMAGDFGVIAHTVENDAIAFAQRLAFPAGARVLDVATGTGNLALPIARAGAIVTGVDIAPNLLEQARQRAVSEGLTVQFDEGDAEALPYPDASFDAVVTMFGAMFAPRPERVAAELARVLRPGGTLAMANWTPGGFAGHMFAVGSRHAPPPPGPDGVPLPPPVLWGDPITVHQRLDGRFCDIRTERIGLMFDMPMSAAETVEHFRRYFGPTQAAFQRLDAARQEAFAADLIQLWSGANTAPNPEHHMLVPNEYLQVTARRSEA
- a CDS encoding MFS transporter; translated protein: MLKNRALLALAVAAFGIGTTEFIILGLLPDLARDFSVSIPKAGTLVTAYALSVTLGSPWIALLVSRWERRRALVFLMGMFVVGNALCALAPNYGLLLGARILTALSHGAFFGIGSIVAAGLVPPEKRAQAIALMFTGLTLANVLGVPAGTALGQHFGWRMSFAALIPIGLMAGAGLLAFVPRQWPETIDLRSEFRTVLRPGVQVVLTMSTLSSTAMFCVLTYITPLLENVTGLTPHAVTKVLVIFGVAITIGNLVGARLSDWRQIPALWIGYGTLLAIFLTLPFAVRSVVPSVIAVCAFGMVNFAAGAPLQARIVEQAKGAPNLPSTLNQGAFNLGNALGASLGGLVLTRGFGYGRLSYASAAVTTVVLLAVLIAARLERRDAVAA